The Bradyrhizobium ottawaense genome window below encodes:
- a CDS encoding thioredoxin family protein: protein MTFRLLAVSAALIGFTVTGAVIPGICDEAARATPVVTAAASQQTAPDFVGLTNWFNSKPLNMADLRGKVVLVDFWTYGCVNCVNTLPHVTELYAKYRDKGLVVVGVHTPEFPFERSASNVQAALKRHGITYPVAQDNDSKTWNAYRNQYWPAQYIIDQTGKIVFQHAGEGRYDEIDRTVAKLLNVNG, encoded by the coding sequence ATGACTTTCAGACTGCTCGCCGTCTCCGCCGCCCTGATCGGCTTCACCGTCACCGGCGCCGTCATTCCCGGCATCTGCGACGAGGCTGCGCGCGCGACCCCCGTCGTCACCGCCGCCGCAAGCCAGCAGACCGCGCCGGATTTCGTCGGCCTCACCAACTGGTTCAACTCGAAACCACTGAACATGGCCGACCTCCGCGGCAAGGTCGTGCTGGTCGATTTCTGGACCTATGGCTGCGTCAACTGCGTCAACACGCTGCCGCACGTCACCGAGCTCTATGCGAAATACCGGGATAAGGGCCTCGTCGTGGTCGGCGTCCACACGCCGGAATTCCCGTTCGAGCGCTCGGCCTCCAACGTGCAGGCGGCGCTGAAGCGCCACGGCATCACCTATCCGGTGGCGCAGGATAACGATTCGAAGACCTGGAACGCCTACCGCAACCAGTATTGGCCGGCGCAATACATCATCGACCAGACCGGCAAGATCGTGTTCCAGCACGCCGGCGAAGGCCGCTACGACGAGATCGACCGCACCGTGGCCAAGCTGCTGAACGTCAATGGCTGA
- a CDS encoding response regulator, with the protein MTQSQHIMIVDDEAPAREMVGDYLKMHGFTVTLCDGGKSLRAAIQGSMPDLVVLDLNMPEEDGLSIIRDLKSRINVPVIMLTATASPIDRVVGLELGADDYVAKPCELRELMARIRSVLRRSVPAKAAAPDAAAAKSDKEQLVRFGTKWLDLEAQALRDDEGNEHPLTASEFGLLKVFAANPKRVLSRERLLELANARDAEAFDRAVDLRIMRIRRKIEPDPAKPAVIRTIRGGGYLFSPAGEKA; encoded by the coding sequence ATGACCCAAAGCCAGCACATCATGATCGTCGACGATGAAGCCCCGGCCCGGGAGATGGTCGGCGATTATCTCAAGATGCACGGCTTCACCGTGACGCTGTGCGACGGCGGCAAGTCCTTGCGCGCCGCGATCCAGGGCAGCATGCCCGATCTCGTCGTGCTCGATCTCAACATGCCCGAGGAAGACGGCCTCTCGATCATCCGCGACCTCAAGAGCCGCATCAACGTGCCCGTCATCATGCTGACGGCAACCGCGAGCCCGATCGACCGCGTGGTGGGCCTCGAGCTCGGCGCCGACGATTACGTGGCCAAGCCCTGCGAGCTGCGCGAGCTGATGGCGCGCATCCGCTCGGTGCTGCGGCGGAGCGTGCCGGCCAAGGCCGCAGCGCCTGATGCGGCGGCGGCGAAATCCGACAAGGAGCAATTGGTACGGTTCGGGACAAAGTGGCTCGATCTCGAAGCCCAAGCCCTGCGCGACGACGAGGGCAACGAGCATCCGCTGACCGCCTCCGAGTTCGGGCTGTTGAAGGTGTTCGCGGCCAATCCGAAGCGCGTGCTGTCGCGCGAGCGCTTGCTGGAATTGGCTAACGCGCGCGACGCCGAAGCCTTCGACCGCGCCGTCGACCTGCGCATCATGCGCATCCGCCGCAAGATCGAGCCCGATCCGGCCAAGCCCGCCGTGATCCGCACCATCCGCGGCGGCGGCTATCTGTTCTCGCCGGCGGGCGAGAAGGCGTAA
- a CDS encoding cytochrome c biogenesis CcdA family protein — translation MLELSFAVLAGILTIAAPCTLPMLPILLGASIGRAGHLRPAMIALGFVVSFSAVALLLGALTRLFDFDPNVLREAAAILLLGFGLLMLWPAPFEWLSSRLNGWLDLGNSGATQREGALGGLILGTTLGLVWTPCAGPVLGSILTLVATSKNLAWAGTLLIAYAIGAAIPMLAIAYGGQAATTRVRSLSRISPRLQQGFGIVVIAFAVAAYFQYDTLIVAWLTGFYPTGQIGL, via the coding sequence ATGCTCGAACTCTCCTTCGCCGTTCTTGCCGGCATCCTCACCATCGCCGCGCCCTGCACGCTGCCGATGCTGCCGATCCTGCTCGGCGCCTCGATCGGGCGCGCGGGACATCTGCGCCCGGCGATGATCGCGCTCGGCTTCGTCGTTTCCTTCTCCGCGGTCGCGCTGCTGCTCGGTGCGCTGACGCGGCTGTTCGATTTCGATCCGAACGTGCTGCGTGAAGCCGCCGCGATCCTGCTGCTCGGCTTCGGCCTCTTGATGCTGTGGCCGGCGCCGTTCGAATGGCTGTCGAGCCGGCTCAATGGCTGGCTCGATCTCGGCAATTCCGGCGCTACCCAGCGCGAGGGCGCGCTCGGCGGGCTCATCCTCGGCACCACGCTCGGCCTGGTCTGGACGCCCTGCGCCGGCCCGGTGCTCGGCTCGATCCTGACGCTGGTCGCGACCTCGAAGAATCTTGCGTGGGCCGGCACGCTGCTGATCGCCTATGCCATCGGCGCCGCGATCCCGATGCTGGCGATAGCCTATGGCGGGCAGGCCGCGACCACACGGGTGCGCAGCCTTTCGCGGATCTCGCCGCGGCTGCAGCAGGGCTTTGGCATCGTCGTGATCGCCTTCGCGGTCGCCGCCTATTTCCAATACGACACGCTGATCGTGGCGTGGCTCACCGGCTTCTATCCCACCGGCCAGATCGGCCTGTGA
- a CDS encoding sigma-70 family RNA polymerase sigma factor, with translation MRNVIAINAQASQSIIAAQATSDDMLLESIADGNRTSMHILYCRHSVRVYRFILRIVRDATAAEDLVSQVFLDVWRTAGQFQGRSQVSTWLLSIARFKALTAMRQRRFEDIDQEDVRQIPDDSDTPETSLDRSDTSAILRACVQKLSPAHREIITLVYYHEKSVEEVGQIIGIPQSTVKTRMFYARKQLAELLKGCGVERFAA, from the coding sequence ATGCGGAACGTCATCGCCATCAACGCCCAGGCCAGCCAGAGCATCATCGCCGCTCAGGCGACTTCGGACGACATGCTTCTCGAGAGCATTGCCGACGGCAACCGGACGTCGATGCATATCCTTTATTGTCGGCACAGCGTGCGGGTGTACCGCTTCATCCTGCGCATCGTGCGTGACGCCACCGCGGCGGAAGACCTCGTCAGCCAGGTGTTCCTGGACGTGTGGCGGACCGCCGGCCAATTCCAGGGCCGATCCCAGGTTTCGACCTGGCTGCTCTCGATCGCCCGCTTCAAGGCGCTGACTGCGATGCGCCAGCGCCGCTTCGAGGACATCGACCAGGAGGACGTGCGGCAGATCCCCGACGATTCCGATACGCCGGAGACCTCGCTCGACCGCAGCGACACCAGCGCCATCCTGCGCGCCTGCGTGCAGAAGCTGTCGCCCGCGCATCGCGAGATCATCACCCTCGTCTACTACCACGAGAAGTCGGTGGAGGAGGTCGGGCAGATCATCGGCATCCCCCAGAGCACGGTGAAGACGCGGATGTTCTACGCCCGCAAGCAGCTGGCCGAATTGCTTAAGGGCTGCGGCGTCGAGCGCTTCGCTGCCTGA
- a CDS encoding L,D-transpeptidase: MTDFRRLTGTFVAAIGLILSAPHAIAQQPDRGDEPGLVADDGYQLEPEWQKQVVYFRTTETPGTIIISTAERHLYLVQPGGRAIRYGIGVGRDGFQWQGLVNITNKKEWPDWTPPPEMIQRQPYLPRFMAGGPGNPLGARAMYLGTTVYRIHGTNRPDTIGTKVSSGCFRLVNNDVADLYDRVPVGTKVVIRQKPEL; encoded by the coding sequence ATGACGGATTTTCGTCGCCTGACCGGGACGTTCGTGGCCGCGATCGGCCTGATCCTGTCCGCACCACATGCCATCGCGCAGCAGCCTGATCGCGGCGACGAGCCGGGTCTGGTCGCCGACGATGGCTACCAGCTCGAGCCGGAATGGCAGAAGCAGGTGGTCTATTTCCGCACCACCGAGACGCCGGGCACCATCATCATCTCCACGGCCGAGCGCCACCTTTACCTGGTGCAGCCGGGCGGGCGCGCGATCCGCTACGGCATCGGTGTCGGCCGCGACGGTTTCCAGTGGCAGGGGCTGGTGAACATCACCAACAAGAAGGAGTGGCCGGACTGGACGCCGCCGCCGGAGATGATCCAGCGCCAGCCCTATCTGCCGCGCTTCATGGCAGGCGGCCCCGGCAATCCGCTCGGGGCACGCGCCATGTATCTCGGCACCACCGTCTACCGCATCCACGGCACCAACCGTCCTGACACGATCGGCACCAAGGTGTCCTCGGGCTGCTTCCGCCTCGTCAACAACGACGTCGCCGATCTCTACGACCGCGTTCCTGTCGGCACCAAGGTGGTGATCCGGCAGAAGCCCGAGCTCTGA
- a CDS encoding ATP-binding response regulator, with the protein MAEQDDVLHLIDDTGTASEDANARKWKIAVIDDDPAVHDGTRFALSDYSLNGQSLEILSAYSAAEGRKLMAEHSDIAAVLLDVIMETDVAGLELVEFIRNEIRNETVRIILRTGQPGQAPERRVIVQYDINDYKAKTELTADKLFTSLTAALRSYQQLERMVQTRRGLEIIIDAASTLYDFKSMQRLAEGVLTQLASLLNVDCAGILVLRDNGGIDPELSVLAGSGCYSRFIGTTTSKALDPELREMVEAAFQRRKNEFADHRSVIYLRTGSGREVVVLLQAERELSETDRSLVEIFSSRLSIAFDNVILYQQLQAANTQLEDRVAQRTRALMQANRRLSAQWLRLQRANGFKNEILGTVAHDLKNPLGVILGRTEMLKELISTCASENGVVAQVDHIRDATKRLTTMVDHLISDAMADAFDITIRREPVDVAALVKEVAEANQPLAVNKQQAISVAAPANIVTMCDTDRIREAIDNLISNAIKYSPIGGKIDVVVSHEGGDTVVRVSDEGAGLSPEDLGRLFGRFQRLSAKPTAGESSTGLGLSIVKRIVDMHGGEVTADSEGPGKGSTFTITLPPTEMP; encoded by the coding sequence ATGGCCGAACAGGACGATGTCCTCCACCTGATCGACGATACCGGTACCGCGTCGGAGGATGCCAACGCCCGGAAATGGAAGATCGCCGTCATCGACGACGATCCGGCCGTGCATGACGGCACCCGCTTTGCGTTGTCCGACTACAGCCTCAACGGCCAGAGCCTGGAGATCCTGTCGGCCTATTCCGCGGCGGAAGGCCGCAAGCTGATGGCCGAGCACAGCGACATCGCCGCCGTGCTGCTCGACGTCATCATGGAGACCGACGTCGCCGGCCTCGAGCTGGTCGAGTTCATCCGCAACGAGATCCGGAACGAGACGGTGCGCATCATCCTGCGCACGGGACAGCCCGGCCAGGCGCCCGAGCGGCGCGTGATCGTGCAGTACGACATCAACGACTACAAGGCCAAGACCGAGCTCACCGCCGACAAGCTGTTCACCTCGCTGACCGCGGCGCTGCGCTCCTATCAGCAGCTCGAGCGCATGGTGCAGACACGGCGCGGGCTCGAGATCATCATCGACGCGGCCTCGACGCTGTACGACTTCAAGTCGATGCAGCGGCTCGCCGAGGGCGTGCTGACCCAGCTGGCCTCGCTGCTCAACGTCGATTGCGCCGGTATACTGGTCTTGCGCGACAATGGCGGCATCGACCCCGAACTCTCGGTCCTCGCCGGCAGCGGCTGCTATAGCCGCTTCATCGGCACCACGACGTCGAAGGCGCTCGACCCCGAACTGCGCGAGATGGTGGAGGCCGCGTTTCAGCGCCGCAAGAACGAATTCGCCGACCACCGCAGCGTGATCTATTTGCGCACCGGGTCCGGCCGCGAGGTGGTAGTGCTGCTGCAGGCCGAGCGCGAATTGTCCGAGACCGACCGCTCGCTGGTCGAGATTTTCTCCTCGAGGCTCTCGATCGCCTTCGACAACGTCATCCTCTATCAGCAGCTTCAAGCCGCCAATACCCAGCTGGAGGACCGCGTCGCCCAGCGCACCCGCGCGCTGATGCAGGCCAACCGCCGCCTCTCCGCGCAATGGCTGCGGCTGCAGCGCGCCAACGGCTTCAAGAACGAGATTTTGGGCACGGTCGCGCACGATCTGAAGAACCCGCTCGGCGTCATCCTCGGCCGCACCGAGATGCTGAAGGAGCTGATCTCGACCTGCGCCTCGGAAAACGGCGTGGTCGCCCAGGTCGACCACATCCGCGACGCCACCAAGCGCCTGACCACGATGGTCGACCATCTGATCTCGGACGCGATGGCCGATGCCTTCGACATCACCATCCGCCGCGAGCCGGTCGACGTCGCCGCCCTGGTCAAGGAGGTCGCCGAGGCCAACCAGCCGCTCGCCGTCAACAAGCAGCAGGCGATCAGCGTCGCCGCGCCGGCCAACATCGTCACCATGTGCGACACCGACCGCATCCGCGAGGCGATCGACAATCTCATCAGCAACGCCATCAAATACTCACCGATCGGCGGCAAGATCGACGTGGTCGTCAGCCACGAGGGCGGCGACACCGTCGTCCGCGTCAGCGACGAGGGCGCCGGCCTGTCGCCGGAAGATCTCGGCCGCCTGTTCGGCCGGTTCCAGCGGCTGTCGGCCAAACCGACCGCCGGCGAGAGCTCGACGGGACTTGGGCTCTCCATCGTCAAGCGTATCGTCGACATGCATGGCGGCGAGGTGACCGCCGACAGCGAAGGGCCCGGCAAGGGCTCGACCTTCACCATCACCCTTCCCCCGACCGAAATGCCGTGA